A genomic segment from Micromonospora echinaurantiaca encodes:
- a CDS encoding glycosyltransferase family 2 protein, with the protein MSVISIITPVYKPVPEQLLAAYRSLQEQRMPEGWAWEWIVQEDGETDAACSILPEDERVSISRNRHSGVAITRNLGLARARGSLVKNLDQDDILTPGVLGRDIQVMTENPEVQWVTSRVLDLLPDGSTVGFENDPPEGPLAPGLVLRHWQEHNYRLPVHPTTICIRRDLLVALGGWMSVPGSDDTGMLIAASVVSTGYFVGEVGLLYRKWPGQVTAGASHTEPVEWKLRMSLIEERGRTLAALQRPS; encoded by the coding sequence GTGAGCGTTATTAGCATCATTACGCCCGTCTACAAGCCCGTACCCGAGCAGCTTTTGGCCGCGTACCGCTCGCTTCAAGAGCAACGAATGCCGGAAGGGTGGGCATGGGAGTGGATCGTGCAGGAGGACGGCGAGACGGACGCCGCATGCTCGATCCTGCCCGAGGACGAGCGTGTGTCGATTAGCCGCAACCGTCACAGCGGTGTCGCCATCACGCGAAATCTGGGCCTCGCCCGCGCGCGTGGAAGCCTTGTGAAGAACCTCGACCAGGATGACATCCTTACGCCGGGAGTGTTGGGGCGCGACATCCAGGTGATGACGGAGAACCCCGAGGTGCAGTGGGTAACGTCGCGGGTGCTCGATCTGCTGCCTGATGGGTCCACGGTAGGTTTCGAGAACGACCCGCCGGAGGGGCCTCTAGCGCCGGGTCTCGTCCTCAGGCATTGGCAGGAACACAACTATCGACTCCCTGTACACCCTACGACGATATGTATTCGCCGGGACCTTCTAGTCGCCCTGGGCGGTTGGATGTCGGTTCCTGGATCGGACGACACTGGAATGCTGATCGCGGCGAGCGTCGTAAGTACCGGCTACTTTGTTGGTGAAGTCGGGTTGCTGTACCGCAAGTGGCCCGGACAGGTGACCGCGGGCGCTTCTCATACAGAGCCGGTGGAGTGGAAGCTACGCATGAGCCTGATTGAGGAGCGGGGTCGTACTCTAGCGGCGTTACAGCGACCGAGTTGA
- a CDS encoding GntR family transcriptional regulator, with translation MAAKYERIANELREKIRSRELGPGDQLPGEQQLVADYRVSLPVVRQALDVLESEGLVDRIHGRGTYVRAPRQRVRRTPERYQWEKDRVLLSEAQRGRTGATEKDTGLTMSDLEFSARYDTVHADEDLAATFKLPVGAKLLRRRYSTKSRQERAPISAIVSYLPYDQAAENPALLEESNEPWPGGTQHQLYTIGIELECIIDHITTRPPGPEEVEELDLRPGVSVFCLRKVSVSTTGAIVEVSDVVLPGDRTEFVYTTTLAPWKKEGQR, from the coding sequence ATGGCGGCCAAGTACGAGCGCATAGCCAACGAGCTACGCGAGAAGATCCGCTCTAGAGAACTCGGGCCGGGGGACCAGCTACCGGGCGAACAGCAGCTCGTCGCCGACTACCGCGTGAGTCTGCCGGTCGTGCGGCAAGCCTTGGACGTCCTTGAGTCCGAGGGCCTAGTTGACCGGATCCATGGACGCGGCACGTACGTGCGTGCCCCACGGCAGCGCGTTCGCCGAACCCCGGAGCGGTATCAGTGGGAGAAAGATCGTGTGCTTCTCTCCGAAGCCCAGCGCGGGCGTACCGGTGCCACCGAGAAGGACACCGGGCTGACCATGAGCGACTTGGAGTTCAGTGCGCGGTACGACACCGTACATGCGGACGAGGATCTAGCCGCCACCTTCAAGCTCCCGGTCGGTGCCAAGCTTCTCCGACGCCGCTACAGCACGAAATCCCGGCAGGAGCGAGCGCCAATCAGCGCAATAGTGAGCTACCTGCCCTACGACCAGGCCGCTGAGAACCCTGCGTTGCTAGAGGAAAGCAACGAGCCGTGGCCGGGCGGAACACAGCACCAGCTCTACACAATCGGCATCGAGCTTGAGTGCATCATCGACCACATCACCACGCGACCACCAGGGCCAGAAGAGGTAGAAGAACTGGACCTACGCCCGGGAGTTTCTGTCTTCTGCCTTCGAAAAGTCTCCGTCTCTACGACCGGAGCCATAGTTGAAGTGTCCGACGTGGTTTTGCCAGGCGACCGCACGGAATTCGTTTACACGACCACTCTTGCGCCTTGGAAGAAGGAGGGCCAGCGGTGA
- a CDS encoding FtsK/SpoIIIE domain-containing protein has product MDLTDTIELPANPTATVPVGAGLSIFDPVFLGIDEFGQAVYLPMIYRNILIGGEPGAGKSSLLNTIVGHAALCPDVRLCLLDGKQVELGLWEDACDVFVGPDLAYAIRTLRRVQTVMDNRYAFLKARRRRKIGPNDLFGQILVACDEIAYFSATAGDKKEQELFAALLRDIVARGRAVGIIVAAATQRPSSDIIPTSLRDLFAWRFAGRCTTDVSSDIVLGHGWAARGFSSNTIDPNNQGAGLLIAEGGIPALVKAAYMTDADIIRVADYAAWTRRHSGLITPAEGQATDMKAAA; this is encoded by the coding sequence ATGGACCTCACCGACACCATCGAACTCCCCGCCAACCCGACCGCCACGGTGCCGGTCGGCGCTGGCCTGTCCATCTTCGATCCGGTGTTCCTCGGCATCGACGAGTTCGGCCAGGCTGTGTACCTGCCGATGATCTACCGGAACATCCTCATCGGCGGTGAGCCCGGCGCGGGCAAGTCGAGCCTGCTCAACACCATCGTCGGGCACGCGGCCCTGTGCCCGGACGTGCGGCTGTGCCTGCTCGACGGCAAGCAGGTCGAACTCGGGCTGTGGGAAGACGCCTGTGACGTGTTCGTCGGCCCGGACCTCGCCTACGCCATCCGCACCCTGCGCCGGGTGCAGACGGTGATGGACAACCGCTACGCCTTCCTCAAGGCCCGCCGTCGCCGGAAGATCGGCCCGAACGACCTGTTCGGTCAGATCCTCGTCGCCTGCGACGAGATCGCCTACTTCTCCGCCACCGCCGGCGACAAGAAGGAACAGGAGCTGTTCGCCGCGCTGCTGCGCGACATCGTGGCCCGTGGCCGCGCCGTCGGCATCATCGTCGCCGCCGCCACGCAGCGGCCGTCTTCGGACATCATCCCGACCTCGCTGCGGGACCTGTTCGCGTGGCGGTTCGCTGGCCGCTGCACCACCGACGTGTCCTCCGACATCGTGCTCGGGCACGGCTGGGCCGCCCGCGGCTTCTCCTCCAACACCATCGACCCCAACAACCAGGGCGCCGGCCTGCTCATCGCTGAGGGCGGCATCCCGGCCCTGGTCAAGGCCGCCTACATGACCGACGCCGACATCATCCGGGTCGCCGACTACGCCGCGTGGACCCGCCGGCACAGCGGCCTCATCACCCCCGCCGAGGGGCAGGCCACCGACATGAAGGCGGCGGCATGA
- a CDS encoding DUF6197 family protein gives MNPTQNQHHIPGALADLSPADILRCAARYLELHGWTQGVYYRVTHDTPFPPACAAGAIGMAAHGRCIFLPHDEKAKPGVRDYTRALDALSDFLDLNGDTGHTDPLDWNDDPRRTAEQVITTLRAAADDYDWTHATEDDLETYADACVWAEKRPTREGFLAWLGAR, from the coding sequence ATGAACCCTACCCAAAACCAGCACCACATCCCCGGCGCGCTGGCCGACCTGAGCCCGGCCGACATCCTGCGCTGCGCCGCCCGCTACCTCGAACTGCACGGCTGGACGCAAGGCGTCTACTACCGGGTCACCCACGACACTCCGTTCCCGCCGGCCTGCGCTGCCGGTGCGATCGGCATGGCCGCTCACGGCCGCTGCATCTTCCTTCCGCACGACGAGAAGGCGAAGCCCGGCGTCCGCGACTACACCCGCGCTCTCGACGCCCTGTCCGACTTCCTCGACCTCAACGGCGACACCGGCCACACCGACCCGTTGGACTGGAACGACGACCCTCGGCGCACCGCCGAGCAGGTCATCACCACCCTGCGCGCTGCTGCCGACGACTACGACTGGACGCACGCCACCGAGGACGACCTCGAAACCTACGCCGATGCCTGCGTGTGGGCGGAAAAGCGCCCCACCCGTGAGGGCTTCCTCGCCTGGCTCGGTGCCCGATGA
- a CDS encoding GGDEF domain-containing protein, translated as MTPRLRALITATAISAAATAGYLTARHSLRAELATVRHTATHDPLTGIHNRAGLTAAADTLIRTAHTTSRPVAVVLVDLVGFKKVNDTHGHDAGDHILTTVANRLAGIAGPAGIAARLGGDEFAVITTGPATRRGDAATWLADWLTHIHTRLTTPASYDSRPLAVGATLGAVLADPGHPAAVWLHRADLAMYAARANCRTTAVFTDTTDTPAELRATDRPRDLARPTSPLAAAPTTWRAA; from the coding sequence ATGACGCCCCGACTGCGCGCCCTCATCACCGCCACCGCTATCAGCGCCGCCGCGACCGCCGGCTACCTCACCGCCCGTCACAGCCTGCGGGCTGAACTCGCCACCGTCCGGCACACGGCTACCCATGACCCGCTGACCGGCATCCACAACCGCGCCGGCCTCACCGCCGCCGCCGACACCCTCATCCGCACCGCCCACACCACCTCCCGACCCGTCGCGGTCGTCCTGGTCGACCTCGTGGGCTTCAAGAAGGTCAACGACACCCACGGCCACGACGCCGGGGACCACATCCTCACCACCGTCGCCAACCGGCTTGCCGGCATCGCCGGCCCCGCCGGCATCGCCGCCCGCCTCGGCGGCGACGAATTCGCCGTCATCACCACCGGCCCCGCCACCCGGCGCGGCGACGCCGCAACCTGGCTGGCCGACTGGCTCACCCACATCCACACCCGGCTGACCACCCCGGCCAGCTACGACAGCCGCCCGCTGGCTGTCGGCGCGACTCTCGGCGCGGTCCTGGCCGATCCCGGCCACCCCGCCGCCGTGTGGCTGCACCGGGCCGACCTGGCCATGTACGCCGCCCGCGCCAACTGCCGGACGACCGCCGTCTTCACGGACACCACCGACACCCCCGCCGAGCTGCGGGCGACCGATCGGCCCCGTGACCTGGCCCGTCCCACCAGTCCTCTCGCTGCCGCCCCGACCACCTGGAGGGCCGCATGA
- a CDS encoding RRQRL motif-containing zinc-binding protein — protein MVFYDPTGERFGLPTYPFKFAPDGLLTRRQLRARQLRPGGQEPAAQILWRRGKRVAYLFRLDLAVPKRTATPAQRAAIDTALTARRTCPDCRQVKPYYIPRRTGSCLDCTSEVTS, from the coding sequence ATGGTCTTCTACGACCCGACCGGCGAGCGCTTCGGCCTGCCGACCTACCCCTTCAAGTTCGCCCCCGACGGGCTGCTGACCCGTCGGCAGCTGCGCGCCCGACAGCTGCGCCCCGGCGGCCAGGAACCCGCCGCGCAGATCCTCTGGCGTCGCGGTAAGCGCGTCGCCTACCTGTTCCGTCTCGACCTGGCGGTGCCCAAGCGGACCGCCACCCCGGCGCAACGCGCCGCCATCGACACGGCGCTCACCGCCCGGCGTACCTGCCCGGACTGCCGGCAGGTCAAGCCCTACTACATCCCCCGCCGCACCGGCTCATGCCTCGACTGCACCTCCGAGGTGACCTCATGA
- a CDS encoding DUF2637 domain-containing protein: MTTTTRPSRGWSYLGLILGGLVSVAANIAHSFIAPEGAPEDWTPEPGAVVSSIVWPLFLFIAIEILARTPWPTGWGWNVLRWVGLPPVALVAAFVSYRHLSGLLDHYNEETLVVWFGPLAVDGLMLMATAALLATGKRTARPTETVPALVPATTAEASSSDIPASPLVRPAAATPATNPAPDTDNEPTREPITPSTFGEDTTTVTTVKPTPDTTDTDTTPAPAAPAPAMTGPPPALLSNARIVASAHEKAHGEPITAGQLAVRLRVPTGTAADLLTALNTQPTINNHQHNGTAVGATA, encoded by the coding sequence ATGACCACGACTACTCGACCCTCGCGCGGCTGGTCGTACCTCGGCCTGATCCTCGGCGGACTCGTGTCCGTCGCCGCGAACATCGCTCACTCGTTCATCGCCCCCGAGGGGGCACCGGAGGACTGGACGCCGGAACCCGGCGCGGTCGTCTCCTCGATCGTCTGGCCGCTGTTCCTGTTCATCGCCATCGAGATCCTCGCTCGCACGCCCTGGCCGACGGGCTGGGGTTGGAACGTGCTGCGCTGGGTCGGGCTGCCGCCCGTCGCCCTGGTCGCCGCGTTCGTGTCCTACCGGCACCTGTCCGGACTGCTCGACCACTACAACGAGGAAACCCTCGTCGTCTGGTTCGGTCCCCTCGCCGTCGATGGCCTGATGCTCATGGCCACCGCCGCTCTACTCGCCACCGGAAAGCGCACCGCCCGGCCCACCGAAACCGTCCCGGCACTGGTGCCGGCCACCACCGCTGAGGCGTCGTCGTCTGACATCCCCGCCTCACCGCTGGTCCGCCCGGCCGCCGCGACCCCGGCCACCAACCCCGCACCCGACACCGACAACGAACCCACCCGCGAACCGATCACCCCGTCCACCTTTGGCGAGGACACCACGACCGTGACGACGGTCAAGCCCACCCCGGACACCACCGACACCGACACGACCCCGGCACCTGCGGCGCCCGCGCCGGCCATGACCGGCCCGCCGCCTGCGCTGCTGTCCAACGCCCGGATCGTCGCCAGCGCACACGAGAAGGCCCACGGTGAGCCCATCACCGCCGGCCAACTCGCCGTGCGGCTGCGCGTTCCCACCGGCACGGCCGCCGACCTCCTGACGGCCCTCAACACCCAACCGACCATCAACAACCATCAGCACAACGGCACCGCCGTGGGAGCCACCGCGTGA
- a CDS encoding replication initiator produces the protein MTSSTLPLAPGTTTVPGTGASAEPTAGYWPWATPTRTPPPGDGWVRGHDPRTVASGRARAQDPDYPEWLNHVRAASACKHPIRLAGQIHVNDADGNRMATIDTEDMPDGAIYTPCGNRRAAVCPSCAEVYRRDTYHLIKAGLQGDRWGLPPLHEHIAIFLTATAPSFGPVHHRVVKVHAADCRKKDGCTCRSSVCHPFGHVCPHGVDLRCGQRHKAGDAHLGQPLCLDCYDHTGQVVWNHEAPELWRRTIQQVDRELRRLGRAHGVELRRRYIKVYEFQVRGVIHYHALIRLDGYNPDCPQAIVPPPRIITRDLFEEAVRAAFVKTAYTSSPHPANGGQGWHIAWGDKGLDLKHVNAPGHEVNLAQITGYIAKYVTKSTEVTGLNLRRVDDLSVEVHGNPGTHLGRLIRACWDLGEHPDYTRLRRWAHQFGYGGHIATKSRAFSVTLGFLRMQRTIWRRTEGHPHTWDDEQTERVIYELGYHATGWITTGDALLANTAAAMARARHQAGLDALADELAAHRTAARPLAA, from the coding sequence GTGACCTCCTCGACGCTGCCTCTCGCACCCGGGACCACTACGGTCCCGGGTACGGGAGCCTCCGCCGAGCCCACCGCCGGCTACTGGCCCTGGGCCACCCCCACCCGCACCCCACCGCCCGGCGACGGCTGGGTACGCGGCCACGACCCCCGCACCGTCGCCTCCGGCCGCGCCCGCGCCCAGGACCCCGACTACCCCGAATGGCTCAACCACGTCCGCGCGGCCTCAGCGTGCAAGCACCCCATCCGCCTCGCAGGGCAGATCCACGTCAACGATGCCGACGGCAACCGCATGGCGACGATCGACACCGAGGACATGCCCGACGGCGCCATCTACACCCCCTGCGGCAACCGCCGCGCCGCCGTCTGCCCGTCCTGCGCCGAGGTCTACCGCCGCGACACCTACCACCTGATCAAGGCCGGCCTCCAGGGCGACCGGTGGGGCCTGCCGCCCCTGCACGAGCACATCGCCATCTTCCTGACCGCCACCGCCCCCTCGTTCGGGCCGGTGCACCACCGGGTCGTGAAGGTTCACGCCGCGGACTGCCGCAAGAAAGACGGCTGCACCTGCCGGTCGTCGGTGTGCCACCCGTTCGGCCACGTCTGCCCCCACGGGGTGGACCTGCGCTGCGGCCAGCGCCACAAGGCCGGCGACGCCCACCTCGGACAGCCTCTCTGTCTGGACTGCTACGACCACACCGGCCAGGTCGTCTGGAACCACGAGGCACCGGAGCTGTGGCGGCGCACCATCCAACAGGTTGACCGGGAGCTACGCCGCCTCGGCCGCGCTCATGGTGTGGAACTGCGCCGCCGGTACATCAAGGTTTACGAATTCCAGGTACGCGGCGTCATTCACTACCACGCCTTGATTCGCCTCGACGGCTACAACCCCGACTGCCCGCAGGCGATCGTGCCCCCGCCCCGGATCATCACTCGGGACCTGTTCGAGGAGGCGGTCCGGGCCGCGTTCGTGAAGACGGCCTACACCTCGTCACCACACCCTGCCAACGGCGGGCAGGGCTGGCACATCGCGTGGGGCGACAAGGGCCTGGACCTCAAGCACGTCAACGCCCCCGGCCACGAAGTCAACCTCGCCCAGATCACCGGCTACATCGCCAAGTACGTCACCAAGAGCACCGAGGTGACCGGCCTCAACCTCCGCCGCGTCGACGACCTCTCCGTCGAAGTCCACGGCAACCCCGGCACCCACCTCGGACGGCTCATCCGCGCCTGCTGGGACCTGGGCGAGCACCCCGACTACACCCGGCTTCGCCGCTGGGCGCACCAGTTCGGCTACGGCGGCCACATCGCCACCAAAAGCCGCGCCTTCTCCGTCACCCTCGGCTTCCTGCGCATGCAGCGCACCATCTGGCGACGCACCGAAGGCCACCCCCACACCTGGGACGACGAACAAACCGAACGCGTCATCTACGAACTCGGCTACCACGCCACCGGCTGGATCACCACCGGAGACGCACTCCTCGCCAACACCGCCGCCGCCATGGCCCGCGCCCGACACCAAGCCGGCCTCGACGCCCTGGCCGACGAGCTGGCAGCCCACCGGACCGCCGCCCGACCCCTGGCCGCTTGA
- a CDS encoding helix-turn-helix domain-containing protein, protein MTAPALPEPLWEIEDVSAYLRVPVQTLYQWRKRKYGPPAARVGRHLRYDPAAVRAWFADQSKAA, encoded by the coding sequence ATGACCGCACCCGCGCTACCCGAACCCCTCTGGGAGATCGAAGACGTATCCGCCTACCTCCGGGTCCCCGTGCAGACCCTCTATCAGTGGCGAAAGCGCAAGTACGGTCCACCCGCCGCCCGCGTCGGCCGGCACCTGCGCTACGACCCCGCTGCGGTCCGCGCCTGGTTCGCCGACCAGTCGAAGGCGGCCTGA
- a CDS encoding tyrosine-type recombinase/integrase has translation MAHIVDRWYRTVVGPDGKSRQVPKPECGQGMRYRVRYIAPDGKEKSQSFPDKKKREAQAFLAQVQADILKGTYVDPDAGRTTFKQYADDWLAAATTDVLTRDRIEYELRLHVYPTFGDQPIASIQPATIRSWARKLQETGLAVSYRRVLFTDVSMIFNAAVDDRKIVSNPFAVKSIRRPKLAPTKVVPWSVARLAAFREKVRSRYRIAVDLGAGCGLRQGEIFAVSPGDLDSTRPVLHVTRQIKLVRGQLIFAPPKGGKSRQVPLPGSVAGRLKRHVQDCPPVAVTLPWGTLTGELRTVELYLTTPAGTALSRSMFNSGVWKPAIRATGIPDDRHNGMHVLRHTYASVLLDAGESIKALSAYLGHADPGFTLRTYTHLLPTSEDRTRRAIDKALGEVQAADDEPGVVDGLETA, from the coding sequence ATGGCCCACATCGTTGACCGCTGGTACCGCACGGTCGTCGGCCCGGACGGGAAATCCCGCCAGGTACCAAAGCCGGAATGCGGGCAGGGAATGCGCTACCGCGTCCGGTACATCGCCCCGGACGGCAAAGAGAAATCACAGTCGTTCCCCGACAAGAAGAAACGCGAGGCGCAAGCGTTCCTCGCCCAGGTCCAGGCCGACATCCTCAAAGGCACCTACGTCGACCCGGACGCCGGCCGCACCACCTTCAAGCAGTACGCGGATGACTGGCTCGCCGCAGCAACCACCGACGTACTCACCCGCGACCGCATCGAATACGAACTACGGCTCCACGTCTACCCGACCTTCGGAGACCAGCCGATCGCATCCATTCAACCGGCCACGATTCGTAGTTGGGCGCGCAAGCTACAGGAGACCGGGTTGGCGGTGAGTTACCGCCGGGTCCTTTTCACCGACGTGTCGATGATTTTCAACGCGGCGGTTGATGACCGGAAGATCGTGAGCAACCCGTTCGCGGTCAAGAGCATCCGTCGGCCGAAGCTGGCACCTACCAAGGTCGTGCCTTGGTCCGTAGCTCGCTTGGCCGCCTTCCGGGAGAAGGTCCGGTCCCGGTACCGGATAGCGGTGGACCTGGGCGCGGGCTGCGGCCTCAGGCAGGGCGAGATATTCGCTGTCAGCCCAGGGGATCTCGACTCGACCCGCCCGGTTCTGCACGTCACCCGCCAGATCAAGCTCGTGCGCGGTCAACTGATCTTCGCGCCGCCGAAGGGCGGCAAGTCGCGGCAGGTCCCGTTGCCGGGCTCGGTGGCCGGCAGGTTGAAGCGTCACGTCCAGGATTGCCCGCCGGTGGCGGTGACTCTGCCATGGGGAACCTTGACCGGCGAGCTGCGGACCGTCGAGCTGTACCTGACGACGCCGGCCGGGACCGCGTTGAGCCGCTCGATGTTCAACTCCGGCGTCTGGAAGCCCGCGATCCGTGCCACCGGCATCCCTGACGACCGGCACAACGGGATGCACGTGCTCCGGCACACTTACGCCTCGGTGCTCCTGGATGCCGGGGAGAGCATCAAAGCGCTGTCGGCCTACCTGGGTCACGCCGATCCCGGCTTCACCCTGCGGACCTACACCCACCTGTTGCCCACCAGCGAGGACCGAACCCGCCGAGCCATCGACAAGGCGCTCGGCGAGGTCCAGGCGGCCGACGACGAACCGGGAGTCGTTGACGGCCTGGAAACGGCATGA
- a CDS encoding Smr/MutS family protein translates to MKLKLDLHDIFNSGHDIDRALRGIMDEAVAKKATLVEIIPGKGSGQLKKRVLRFLDQKDVKQLYHRVEKDSKNFGRLFVHFRWK, encoded by the coding sequence GTGAAGCTGAAGCTGGACCTGCACGACATCTTCAACTCCGGCCACGACATCGACCGCGCGCTGCGCGGGATCATGGACGAGGCGGTGGCGAAGAAGGCCACCCTCGTCGAGATCATCCCCGGCAAGGGCTCCGGCCAGCTGAAGAAGCGGGTGCTGCGGTTCCTCGACCAGAAGGACGTCAAGCAGCTCTACCACCGGGTCGAGAAGGACTCGAAGAACTTCGGCCGCCTCTTCGTCCACTTCCGCTGGAAGTAG
- a CDS encoding tetratricopeptide repeat protein, which translates to MDLLAEYRRANLFFEAGDPTGAARLLEPIVEAEPGNAAVRQLLARAYFQSAQLNRAEEQLRELVDRDPSDHYAHHVLGRTLERLNRPADALRHLRIAAAMHSGNDDYRTALRRVETRVAGGR; encoded by the coding sequence ATGGATCTTCTGGCCGAGTACCGGCGGGCGAACCTGTTCTTCGAAGCCGGTGACCCGACCGGAGCTGCCCGGCTGCTCGAACCGATCGTCGAGGCCGAGCCGGGCAACGCCGCGGTCCGCCAGCTGCTGGCCCGCGCCTACTTCCAGTCGGCCCAGCTCAACCGGGCCGAGGAGCAGCTGCGGGAACTGGTCGACCGGGACCCCAGCGACCATTACGCCCACCACGTGCTGGGCCGGACGCTGGAGCGGCTGAACCGGCCCGCCGACGCGCTGCGGCACCTGCGCATCGCGGCGGCGATGCACTCGGGCAACGACGACTACCGCACCGCCCTGCGCCGGGTCGAGACCCGGGTGGCCGGCGGTCGGTGA
- a CDS encoding ROK family protein — translation MVTTLAIDCGGGGIKASVLDEAGTMRARPLRVPTPYPLPPALFVKTLLGLGARLPAADRLTVGMPGMIRHGVVVATPHYVTRSGPRSKVLPELLAEWSGYDARTALAEAFGVPALVLNDAEVHGAGVVAGTGCELVLTLGTGLGSALFDGGVLAPHLELSHAPVRWGTTYDTYVGEPERRRLGDAFWSRRIRQVVDGLRPVFRWDRLYLGGGNSRLIRPEQLARMGDDVVVVPNSAGIVGGVRAWELAAGRHDATA, via the coding sequence GTGGTGACCACTCTGGCGATCGACTGCGGGGGCGGCGGGATCAAGGCGTCCGTCCTCGACGAGGCGGGGACGATGCGGGCGCGGCCGCTGCGGGTGCCCACGCCGTACCCGTTGCCGCCCGCGCTCTTCGTGAAGACGCTGCTCGGCCTGGGCGCCCGGCTGCCCGCGGCGGACCGGCTGACCGTCGGGATGCCCGGCATGATCCGGCACGGGGTGGTGGTGGCCACCCCGCACTACGTCACCCGGTCCGGCCCGCGCAGCAAGGTCCTGCCCGAGCTGCTCGCCGAGTGGTCCGGGTACGACGCGCGGACCGCCCTCGCTGAGGCGTTCGGGGTGCCCGCGCTGGTGCTCAACGACGCCGAGGTGCACGGCGCCGGGGTAGTCGCCGGGACCGGCTGCGAGCTGGTGCTGACCCTGGGCACCGGGCTGGGCAGCGCGCTCTTCGACGGCGGGGTGCTCGCCCCGCACCTGGAGCTGTCGCACGCCCCGGTGCGCTGGGGCACCACCTACGACACGTACGTGGGGGAGCCGGAGCGGCGCCGGCTCGGCGACGCGTTCTGGTCCCGCCGGATCCGGCAGGTGGTGGACGGGCTGCGCCCGGTGTTCCGCTGGGACCGGCTCTACCTCGGCGGCGGCAACTCGCGGCTGATCCGACCCGAGCAGCTGGCCCGGATGGGCGACGACGTGGTGGTGGTGCCGAACAGCGCTGGCATCGTCGGCGGCGTCCGCGCCTGGGAGCTGGCCGCCGGCCGGCACGACGCCACCGCCTGA